One window of the Tachypleus tridentatus isolate NWPU-2018 chromosome 10, ASM421037v1, whole genome shotgun sequence genome contains the following:
- the LOC143227881 gene encoding O-acyltransferase like protein-like isoform X1 — MLIPLLGSGPLWHEGIDHVVEGCRKNWWANMLFINNFLTTKNVCLNYTWYLPNDFQFHILSLLILVPLMRSTVRGLLITATLVLSSMVITGAITEFYDYPATRLYGLPTTDEVWEFCTRIYFKPYTHLGAYCVGAMVGCLLAKKQQIALSPFQQVLGWILSMAGLMLVLYGTYDWNRGQETSRAAVVFYAATHRTVWAVAIAWLTVTCVYGYGGLLNTFLSLKIFVVLDRVTYAAYLIHPLFQQVYHSRLRVHLSGDQYVGIYGYLGNLMVVYPSAFLFTLFFESPFLSLEKLLLTRFTERKGIQRFT; from the exons ATGTTAATTCCACTATTGGGATCTGGCCCATTGTGGCATGAAGGAATTGATCACGTGGTGGAAGGTTGCCGAAAGAACTGGTGGGCTAACATGTTGTTCATTAACAACTTTTTGACAACGAAAAACGTG tgCTTGAACTACACCTGGTATCTTCCAAACGACTTTCAGTTCCACATCCTGTCCTTATTAATTCTTGTACCACTGATGAG ATCTACTGTTCGTGGGTTGCTCATCACTGCAACTCTAGTTCTATCTTCCATGGTGATTACAGGAGCCATAACCGAATTCTACGACTATCCTGCCACCAGGCTGTACGGACTTCCAACAACCGA CGAGGTATGGGAGTTCTGTACAAGAATTTACTTTAAACCCTACACTCATCTCGGTGCCTACTGTGTTGGAGCAATGGTCGGGTGTCTTCTCGCCAAGAAACAGCAAATTGCTTTATCTCCG TTTCAACAAGTGTTGGGTTGGATACTTTCGATGGCAGGATTGATGCTGGTATTATACGGAACGTATGACTGGAACAGAGGGCAGGAAACTAGCCGTGCAGCTGTTGTTTTCTACGCTGCCACTCATCGGACTGTCTGGGCTGTAGCGATAGCTTGGCTAACTGTAACTTGTGTCTATGGTTACGGAG GATTACTGAACACATTTCTGTCCTTGAAAATCTTTGTTGTATTAGATAGAGTAACGTACGCAGCCTATCTAATCCACCCTTTGTTCCAACAAGTTTACCACAGTCGACTTCGTGTCCATCTCTCAGGAGATCAGTATGTAGGg ATATATGGCTACCTCGGTAATTTGATGGTGGTCTATCCATCAGCGTTTTTGTTTACCCTCTTCTTTGAGTCTCCATTTTTGTCACTCGAGAAATTACTGTTGACAAGGTTCACAGAGAGAAAAGGGATTCAACGCTTTACTTAG
- the LOC143227881 gene encoding O-acyltransferase like protein-like isoform X2, which yields MLIPLLGSGPLWHEGIDHVVEGCRKNWWANMLFINNFLTTKNVCLNYTWYLPNDFQFHILSLLILVPLMRSTVRGLLITATLVLSSMVITGAITEFYDYPATRLYGLPTTDEVWEFCTRIYFKPYTHLGAYCVGAMVGCLLAKKQQIALSPFQQVLGWILSMAGLMLVLYGTYDWNRGQETSRAAVVFYAATHRTVWAVAIAWLTVTCVYGYGDRVTYAAYLIHPLFQQVYHSRLRVHLSGDQYVGIYGYLGNLMVVYPSAFLFTLFFESPFLSLEKLLLTRFTERKGIQRFT from the exons ATGTTAATTCCACTATTGGGATCTGGCCCATTGTGGCATGAAGGAATTGATCACGTGGTGGAAGGTTGCCGAAAGAACTGGTGGGCTAACATGTTGTTCATTAACAACTTTTTGACAACGAAAAACGTG tgCTTGAACTACACCTGGTATCTTCCAAACGACTTTCAGTTCCACATCCTGTCCTTATTAATTCTTGTACCACTGATGAG ATCTACTGTTCGTGGGTTGCTCATCACTGCAACTCTAGTTCTATCTTCCATGGTGATTACAGGAGCCATAACCGAATTCTACGACTATCCTGCCACCAGGCTGTACGGACTTCCAACAACCGA CGAGGTATGGGAGTTCTGTACAAGAATTTACTTTAAACCCTACACTCATCTCGGTGCCTACTGTGTTGGAGCAATGGTCGGGTGTCTTCTCGCCAAGAAACAGCAAATTGCTTTATCTCCG TTTCAACAAGTGTTGGGTTGGATACTTTCGATGGCAGGATTGATGCTGGTATTATACGGAACGTATGACTGGAACAGAGGGCAGGAAACTAGCCGTGCAGCTGTTGTTTTCTACGCTGCCACTCATCGGACTGTCTGGGCTGTAGCGATAGCTTGGCTAACTGTAACTTGTGTCTATGGTTACGGAG ATAGAGTAACGTACGCAGCCTATCTAATCCACCCTTTGTTCCAACAAGTTTACCACAGTCGACTTCGTGTCCATCTCTCAGGAGATCAGTATGTAGGg ATATATGGCTACCTCGGTAATTTGATGGTGGTCTATCCATCAGCGTTTTTGTTTACCCTCTTCTTTGAGTCTCCATTTTTGTCACTCGAGAAATTACTGTTGACAAGGTTCACAGAGAGAAAAGGGATTCAACGCTTTACTTAG